The Actinocorallia herbida DNA window CCCGCGCCATCCTGCGGGACTCCCCCGTCCTGCTCCTCGACGAGGCGACGAGCGCCCTGGACTCCGAGAGCGAGGCCCTCGTCCAGGACGCCCTGTGGCGGCTCATGCGGAACCGGACGGCCCTCGTCGTCGCCCACCGGCTGAGCACCGTCGTCAAGATGGACCAGCTCGTGGTCCTCGACCGCGGCACGATCATCGAGCAGGGCTCGCACCGCGAACTGCTCGCCGCGCGGGGCCCCTACGCCCGGCTGTGGCACCACCAGTCCGGCGGTTTCCTCGCCGAGCCGGAACCGGAGCCCGACGACATCGCCGCGACGTCGTCCTGAGTCAGTCCTCCGCGCCCAGCTCCGGGAGGTTCGCCGCCAGCGGCACGAACTCCTCCACCGACAGCAGCCCGTCATGGTCCACGTCGTACTCGGCGAACAGCGCCTTCACGATCCCCGAAAGATCGGCGACCTCCGCCGCCGGGAACATCCCGGCGATCGCCGCCGTCACCTCGTCCACCGTGAGCTGCCCGTCCCCATCGGTGTCGTACCGCGCGAACACCGCGACATACCGCTCAGACATGTCTCTCCCTCCCCATGGTTCCCAGCCCCCGATCGTAACCACCCCGGCAACCTCCTTCAGGAGGAGGCATGGCGCCCCCGGAGACCGGCCCTGCGGGCTAGGGGTGGGGGTGGGGTAGGGGGAGAAGGGTGGTGAGGGGTCTGCCTTCGGTGGACCAGCGGTGCAGAAGGGTGCGGTCCATCAGGTGGACGCCGAGGGTGGCGGCCTGGGTGCGGGCCTGGGGGGTGTAGGAGCCGTTGGTGACGACCAGGGCGCTTCGGCGGCCGGGGATCGCGGCGTCTCGGGCGGCGAAGACGGCGTAGGCGTCTACGCCGCCGTTCGAGCGGGTGCCTTCCACCCGGACGTGGAGACGGACTCCTTCGGGCGTCTGCGCGAACAGCCCGTGGGCCGCGGCCTCGGCGGTGCACCCGTCACGGCGCATGAGGTCGCGTACGGCGAGGGTGAGGGCCGCGTGGTCGAGTCCGTCGAGGTCGACGAGCGCGGCGTCGGCCTCCTGCTCCGTCCACGCCGCGGTGAGCCGCTCCGCGCAGTACAGGACGGCGCTCACCGCGAGGAGCACCACCACGACCATCCCGGACGGGTGCCGCATCAGGGCCTCGGCGAGGCCGAAGAAGAGGGCCGCCACCACCGCCCCGCCCAGCGCCGCGCCGCCCACCGCGACCGCCCACTCGCCGGCGCTCGCGGGCCGTCGCAACCGGAAGCCGGTGGTCCTCCCGGCACGCCGACGGCCGGGACCGCTCACGCGCCAACACCGGGCATGGCCCCTCCTCACGCTCGGGAAACTCCATTTCACACCGAGTCAGAGTGAAGCATCCGCAAGTACGGCAATCTGGAGAAACACCCACGCTTCCCGGAAAAACTTCCACGCGGAAGACCGTCGGTCCATCGCCCTGACCGGCCCGAAATACGGAACGGGTTCCCGCCAGGATGGCGGGAACCCTACGGCGCCGTTCCGCCCTCATCGGGTGGGCGGCATCGACACCGAGCATTCGTCGGCACCGCAACAGAAAATGCGCCGAAACAGGGGCCGGGAAGTGCTCTTTGCGCAACCGGGCGACCTGAGTGAAACATGTTCTAGATAACCGACGGTAAAGACACCCCCGACCCGGGTCAACCGACCTGTAGGGCCCAACCGATGGCCAGATTGTGACGCACGTTACATGTTGGTTCCGCGCCGCACCCCGCCGGAGCCCGCCCGAAGGTCAGGTCGCGGGGTCGATGTCGAAGGAGTAGGCGCGGATGTAGTCGACGACCATTTTGGCGGGGAAGGGGGTGGCTTCGGTGGGTTCACCAGGGAAGGGGCCGCCTACCGCGAGATTGAGCACGAGGAAGAAGGGATGGTCGAAGACCCACTCACCCGGGACCGAGGCCTTGTCGACGGTGTGGACGGCCTTGCCGTCGATCATGAAGGTGAGGGCGGTGGGGGTCCAGTCGACGCCGAAGACGTGGAAGCGGCTCGAGAAGGCGACCTTGCGACCTGGCGCGTACTGCTTGCTGATGCCCACACCGGAGTAGCCGGGGCCCTGCACCGTCGAGTAGTAGCGGTCGGTGAGGTCGCCGCGGCGCTCCATGACGTCGATCTCGCCGGAGGCGGGCCACGGGTTCGTCATGTGGTCGGCGCCGAGCAGCCAGAAGGCGGGCCACAGGCCCTTCCCGTCGGGCGACTTCATCCGCACGGTGACGCGGCCGTAGGTAGGCGCGAACTTGCCCTCGGTCGTGATGCGGGCCGAGGTGTAGCCCTGCGCGCCGGACCTCGCGGTGATCACGAGCCTGCCCTTGCCGTCGAGGGCGACGTTCTTCCGGGTGTTGCGCTCGAGCTCACCGGTGTCGGGGGTGGTGGTCTCGATGTTCCACCGCGCCGGGTCCGGCTTCGCGCCGCGCCGTCCGGTGAACTCCTCGCGCCACGTGAGGTGCATCCCCTCCGGCGTCTCCGCGTCGACGAGGTCGCCGGGGCCGAGGACGGGACCCGCGGTCTCCGGCGCCGCGACGGGCGCGGGATCCTCCCACACGTCCCTGAGCCATTGGGGCGGACCGAGGTTGACGACCAGGGCGACGGCGAAGCAGACCAGCACGAGGACGACCATCCCCAGGCCGCGCAGACGCTTCAACAAGGGTTCCCCCGGGGTAGGGCGCCGATCTTGGTGCGGCCGCCTTCATGATCCGTGACATGACCGTGAACAGATGGTTATACCGACAAACGCGGTCGGATACGCCTCTGTACGATAATTCCACACAGAGGCTATCGGTGCCGATGTGGCACGATGTGGAGAGTGAGCCGAGATGGCCGCGGACGAGCAGCCACCGTGGGGTGCCCCCTCCCCCCATCCCGTTGAGACCTGGGTTCCCGGCATCGAACGCCGGTTCGACGACGATCCGTTGAAGACCCGTTCGGAAGGGTTCATCCCACTCCGCTCCGTACCCGCGCGCGCCCATACGCCGCCCGCGCTGCGCACCGCGCCGCAGGTCGCCCCGCCGCATCGCGCGCCCCGGCGCCCCATGCCGGGCGTCCCCACTCCCCCTCCGGCCGACGTGCCGGTCGCACGGCCGGTGCCCGGCCGCCAGGTGACCACCCGCCCGGCCAAGCCGGCCGACGGGGCGGCGCCCAAGACCGCCGCGCGCAAACGGAACCGCAAGTACTCCGGCGACGGCAAGCGCGACCTACCGCGCATGGATCCCTCGGCGCTGCGGGTGACGGTGCTCATCCCGGCGCACAACGAGGTCAAGCAGATCACCGAGACCATCGCCTCCCTGCGCGGCCAGATGCGCCCGCCGGACCACATCGTGGTCATCGCGGACAACTGCACCGACAAGACCGCCGCGCTCGCGCACCTGCTCGGCGCGGAGATCGTCGAGACCGCGGGGAACAAGCACAAGAAGGCCGGGGCGCTCAACCAGGTTCTCGACCGCCTCCTCGACGTGTGCGACGACCACGACGTGATCATGGTAATGGATGCGGACTCGTCCTTGGACGCCGGATTCATCCACTACGGCGTCGAGTACCTCGCGTCCGGCGACTACGCGGCGGTCGGCGGAACGTTCACCGGCAAACCCGGCGGCGGCCTCGTCGGGATGTTCCAGCGCAATGAGTACGCGCGCTACGCCCGCGACGTGAGGCGCCTCGACGGGCAGGCCCTCGTCCTCACCGGGACCGCCACCCTGTTCAGGGCGGGCGTCCTGCACGAGGTCGTGGAGGCGCGGCGCGCAGGAGAGCTGCCGGGCCTCCCCACGGTCTACGACGTCCGCGTCCTCACCGAGGACAACGAGCTCACCCTGGGGATCCTGCACCGGGACTTCCGCATCCTGTGCCCTCCGGAGTGCACCCTGACGACCGAGGTGATGTTCACCTGGGGCGACCTGTTCCGGCAGCGCCTGCGCTGGAAGCGCGGCGCGCTGGAGAACCTGGTCGACTACGGCTGGACGCCGATCACCCGCACCTATTGGGGGCGCCAGGCGCTCTCCCTGCTCGGCATCATCGTGATCATGACCTACCTGGCCACGCTGGCGTACTCGGCGGTCGTCGGAGAGTTCCATTTCCACCCGCTCTGGCTGGGCGTGACGGTGATCTTCATGGTCGAGCGGATCGTCTCGGTACGGCAGCGGGGCGCCGTGCAGATGGCGATAGCCGCCACCATCTGGATCGAAATGATCTTCGACGTCTTTCTACAGGTCGCCCAGGCGAAAGCGTTCTGGGAAGCAGCAATCGGTAAAGAGAGAAAGTGGTGACGATGTACAACAACGCCCCCATGGGCAGCCTCGCCGCCGGCGCCGGTGGCGCCGCGGCCTCAGCGCCTTTCGTCGGCCTCCAGGCCGTCTGGATCGGCCTGGCGACCTTCACCCTGGTGTCGGCCTGCCTCGCCCTGAAGCGGATCCTCCCGAAGCGCAGCTCCTAGAGCCGCGCAGGCACCGGGGCCGAAATCGGGCAGGCCCGGAATCGGTGCGATGGAACGGGCACAGCAGTACAGCGGCAACACGGGCCACACAGACCAGAACGGCCCCACCTGGAAGCCAGGTGGGGCCGTTCCCGTTCCCGCGGGGCCGTCAGCCGTTCGGGCAGGTGCTGCGGAACTCCTCCACGTCCCCGCCGGCGGACGGGCCGGGGCAGAGGAACTGCTCGAAGCGGGTGTCGTTGTCGACGAAGCGCTTCAACCAGGAGATCGAGTACTTGGCGATGGTGGTGTTGGCGCTGTTCGGGGCGAAGTGGGACGCGTTGTTCAGCTCCAGGTACGCCTTGTCGGGGGTGCTCGGGAGACTGGTGTAGAAGGGCTCGGAGTGGCTCGCGACGGGGGCGACGGTGTCGCTCTCGGCGCCCACGATGAACGTCGGGACGCGGTTGCCGCTCCAGCTCTTGGTGAGGTTCCACGGGGTCAGCGGGATGCCGGCCTTGAGCGACGGCCTGTCCTTGATCGCTTCCAGGACGCCGCCTCCGCCCATGGAGTGGCCCATGACGGCGAGCCGGGAGGCGTCGATGCGGGTCCGGACGGAGCTGCGCTGGGTCAGGTAGTCCAGCGCGGCGAGCATCTGGTCGCCGCGGCTGGCGGGCTGGTCGAGGGTGGTGTTGGTGTCGATCGTGAAGATCACGAAGCCCTGGGAGGCGAGGCGCGCGCCGAGCCAGGACATGCTCGACTGGTAGGCGGTGTAGCCGGGCGCGATCACGACGGCACCGAAGGTCCCGTCGCTGGTGGAGGTCGGGTAGTAGATCGTGCCGCCGCCGAAGCCGGTCACGCCCAGGCTCGACACCGAGGTCTGCGAGGTCGAGTACGAGCCGCGCAGGGCCTCGATGCTGGAGTTGGTGGGGGCGGGGCCCCTCTCGTAGGGGTTGGCCGCGGCCTGCGCGGGGGCGGAGGCGAACGCGGCGACCGCCGCGACGGCCACGGCGGCCGGCAGCAGGCGCAGGGTGTCCAGGCTCTTGCCGAACATGGGGGCTCCTCTCGTGCCCGCGGCATGCGGGGGCGGTGGGTACCGCGGGCGCTCGCCTCGCAGTCTCCGCCGCCGGAGCCCGGCGGGCATCGGCGAAACGACCTGCCACCGGGGAGCCCGCACTGGAGCGGTCCGAAAACGGCTTCGGACGGGGCGGCCCGTCCCGTCCGCCGTCCGCAATCCGCCTCAGGGCCCCTCGTGATGACCATCCCCATTGTCGGATTTAGGCGATTTTTACGACAAAGCTCGCTTACCGTAGTCGGGTGAGATCGCTCGGGTGGAGGCGCTGGTGGAGTGGGCACCCGGCGCTGTTCAGCGCGGTGATGTGCGTCGCGATCTGCGGCCTGTCGCTGGCAATGCTGCGGATCGATCCGCACGGGCGGCCCCGCGATCTCCTGCCCGTCAACTACGTCCTCGCGGTGCTGGCCGCGCTGCCCCTCGCGCTCCGTGACCGGTGGCCGATCGGCGTCCTCGGCGCGGTGATGGCCGTCACCACCCTGCACCAGCTGCTGCCCGGCGGCGAGATGGTCGTGCTCCCCGTCCAGGTCGCGATCTACGGGGTCGCCCTGCGCACCGACAGGCTGCGCGGCTGGCTCGCGGGCGCCACGGCGGCCACGTGGACGATCCTGCTGATCGCCGTCGCGAGCCACTGGGACTGGGAGACGGAGTTCCTCGGCGTCTTCACCGGCGCGGGGCTCGCGGTCGCGCTCGGCGACGCCATCCGCAACCGGCGCGCCTATGTCGCGGCCCTGGTGGAGCGGGCGGCGCGGGCCGAGCGCACCCGCGACGAGGTCGCCGCCCGCCGCGTCGCCGAGGAGCGCATGCGCATCGCCCGCGAGCTGCACGACGTGGTCGCCCACCAGCTCACGCTGATCAACGCCCAGGCGGCGGTCACCCTCCATCTGAACGAGGCGTCCGGCCACGCCGCCGAGGTCCTCGCCCACATCAAGGACGACTCGCGCGAGGCGCTGACGGAGCTGCGCGCGATAGTGGGGCTTCTCGGGAGCGGAGAGGACGAGTCCGACACTCCGCGAGCGCCCGTCCCCGGAATCGATCGCCTCGACGATCTGGTCAAATCGTTCAGACGGGCAGGATTGGCTGTGGACATCTCGACTGAGGGCGAGCCGCGGCAGCTACCGTCGGCGGTGAACGTGTCGGGCTACCGGATCGTCCAGGAGGCGCTCACCAACGTCCGCAAGCACTCGCGCGCCGCCGAGGCGAAGGTCCGCCTCCGGTACGCGCCGAACGCGCTGCGGATCACCGTGGAGGACGACGGCCCGGGGGACGAGCCTCCGGGCGACGGCGTCGGGCGCGGCCTGCTGGGCATGCGCGAGCGCACCGCGGCGGTGGGCGGGTCGATCACGGTCGGTCCGGTCGGCGGCGGAGGTTTCAAGGTGGATGCGGAGCTTCCTTTGGGGGTGCGATGATCAAGGTGGTGCTGGCCGACGACCAGGCGCTCCTCCGCGGCACGCTGCGGTACCTGCTGAGCCGCGAGCCGGGCATGGAGGTGGTCGGCGAGGCGTCCGAGGGCGGCGAGGCCGTCGCCCTCGCCGTCGAGGCGCGCGCCGATCTGGTGATCATGGACATCCGGATGCCCGGCATGGACGGCCTCGAGGCGACCCGCAAGCTCAAAGAGGCGATCCCGGAGTGCAAGGTCCTCA harbors:
- a CDS encoding EF-hand domain-containing protein, with the translated sequence MSERYVAVFARYDTDGDGQLTVDEVTAAIAGMFPAAEVADLSGIVKALFAEYDVDHDGLLSVEEFVPLAANLPELGAED
- a CDS encoding restriction endonuclease produces the protein MRRPASAGEWAVAVGGAALGGAVVAALFFGLAEALMRHPSGMVVVVLLAVSAVLYCAERLTAAWTEQEADAALVDLDGLDHAALTLAVRDLMRRDGCTAEAAAHGLFAQTPEGVRLHVRVEGTRSNGGVDAYAVFAARDAAIPGRRSALVVTNGSYTPQARTQAATLGVHLMDRTLLHRWSTEGRPLTTLLPLPHPHP
- a CDS encoding glycoside hydrolase family 16 protein codes for the protein MKRLRGLGMVVLVLVCFAVALVVNLGPPQWLRDVWEDPAPVAAPETAGPVLGPGDLVDAETPEGMHLTWREEFTGRRGAKPDPARWNIETTTPDTGELERNTRKNVALDGKGRLVITARSGAQGYTSARITTEGKFAPTYGRVTVRMKSPDGKGLWPAFWLLGADHMTNPWPASGEIDVMERRGDLTDRYYSTVQGPGYSGVGISKQYAPGRKVAFSSRFHVFGVDWTPTALTFMIDGKAVHTVDKASVPGEWVFDHPFFLVLNLAVGGPFPGEPTEATPFPAKMVVDYIRAYSFDIDPAT
- a CDS encoding glycosyltransferase family 2 protein yields the protein MKTRSEGFIPLRSVPARAHTPPALRTAPQVAPPHRAPRRPMPGVPTPPPADVPVARPVPGRQVTTRPAKPADGAAPKTAARKRNRKYSGDGKRDLPRMDPSALRVTVLIPAHNEVKQITETIASLRGQMRPPDHIVVIADNCTDKTAALAHLLGAEIVETAGNKHKKAGALNQVLDRLLDVCDDHDVIMVMDADSSLDAGFIHYGVEYLASGDYAAVGGTFTGKPGGGLVGMFQRNEYARYARDVRRLDGQALVLTGTATLFRAGVLHEVVEARRAGELPGLPTVYDVRVLTEDNELTLGILHRDFRILCPPECTLTTEVMFTWGDLFRQRLRWKRGALENLVDYGWTPITRTYWGRQALSLLGIIVIMTYLATLAYSAVVGEFHFHPLWLGVTVIFMVERIVSVRQRGAVQMAIAATIWIEMIFDVFLQVAQAKAFWEAAIGKERKW
- a CDS encoding alpha/beta hydrolase family protein, translating into MFGKSLDTLRLLPAAVAVAAVAAFASAPAQAAANPYERGPAPTNSSIEALRGSYSTSQTSVSSLGVTGFGGGTIYYPTSTSDGTFGAVVIAPGYTAYQSSMSWLGARLASQGFVIFTIDTNTTLDQPASRGDQMLAALDYLTQRSSVRTRIDASRLAVMGHSMGGGGVLEAIKDRPSLKAGIPLTPWNLTKSWSGNRVPTFIVGAESDTVAPVASHSEPFYTSLPSTPDKAYLELNNASHFAPNSANTTIAKYSISWLKRFVDNDTRFEQFLCPGPSAGGDVEEFRSTCPNG
- a CDS encoding sensor histidine kinase, coding for MRSLGWRRWWSGHPALFSAVMCVAICGLSLAMLRIDPHGRPRDLLPVNYVLAVLAALPLALRDRWPIGVLGAVMAVTTLHQLLPGGEMVVLPVQVAIYGVALRTDRLRGWLAGATAATWTILLIAVASHWDWETEFLGVFTGAGLAVALGDAIRNRRAYVAALVERAARAERTRDEVAARRVAEERMRIARELHDVVAHQLTLINAQAAVTLHLNEASGHAAEVLAHIKDDSREALTELRAIVGLLGSGEDESDTPRAPVPGIDRLDDLVKSFRRAGLAVDISTEGEPRQLPSAVNVSGYRIVQEALTNVRKHSRAAEAKVRLRYAPNALRITVEDDGPGDEPPGDGVGRGLLGMRERTAAVGGSITVGPVGGGGFKVDAELPLGVR